One Candidatus Korarchaeum sp. DNA segment encodes these proteins:
- a CDS encoding nucleotidyltransferase domain-containing protein, translating into MPEGSSVPEELREVVRRIRERYDTVAVILFGSRARGDHMPWSDYDILVIADFGEGYLDRIGALIELLGDLRIAVEPHPYTLEEALLLLRKGNPTLVDAISEGLVLHRDERFSLIEEAYEDLVRRGMRRTDVSLIIPPEGIVPERS; encoded by the coding sequence ATGCCAGAGGGATCGTCGGTCCCTGAGGAGCTGAGGGAGGTAGTCAGGAGGATCAGGGAGCGCTATGATACGGTAGCCGTGATACTCTTCGGATCGAGAGCCAGAGGAGACCACATGCCCTGGAGCGACTACGATATCCTGGTGATAGCGGACTTCGGGGAGGGGTACCTGGACCGAATAGGTGCCCTCATCGAGCTTCTGGGAGACCTGAGGATAGCTGTGGAACCGCACCCTTACACGCTTGAGGAAGCTTTGCTCCTACTTAGGAAGGGAAATCCGACCTTGGTAGATGCCATCAGTGAGGGTCTAGTTCTCCACAGGGACGAGAGGTTCTCTCTGATTGAGGAGGCGTATGAGGATCTTGTGAGGAGGGGGATGAGGAGGACCGACGTGTCTCTGATAATCCCGCCCGAGGGCATCGTTCCAGAAAGGTCCTAG
- a CDS encoding HEPN domain-containing protein, giving the protein MSLLRGVKLPTEWMERADLFLKEAERHLAEEHFWLTCFESHQAAEFYLKSLLVAITGFHPYTQDLSELLESLIAAGFDAGEEVKVASEILTPHYTLSRYPGKRAISYSKERAERCLRSAKLIVSWVREVADP; this is encoded by the coding sequence GTGAGCTTACTGAGGGGTGTGAAACTTCCCACGGAGTGGATGGAGAGGGCTGATCTGTTCCTCAAGGAAGCTGAGAGGCACCTAGCCGAGGAACACTTCTGGCTCACGTGCTTCGAGTCCCACCAAGCAGCTGAGTTCTACCTGAAGTCCTTGCTAGTGGCGATAACCGGATTTCACCCCTATACGCAAGACCTATCCGAGCTACTGGAATCCCTCATCGCCGCCGGGTTCGATGCGGGTGAGGAGGTCAAGGTGGCCTCGGAGATCCTGACCCCGCACTACACACTATCCCGTTATCCGGGGAAGCGCGCTATAAGCTACAGTAAGGAGAGGGCTGAGAGGTGCCTGAGGTCAGCTAAGTTGATAGTGAGCTGGGTGAGGGAGGTTGCGGATCCCTGA
- a CDS encoding HEPN domain-containing protein — MRGEALRWMEEATWDLDTARILHREGRFNASSFYAHQAAEKACKALLYHANEAPWGHSVRELLQRYFRSRGLEPDEGLMRCARELDRHYIPSRYPNAHPSGTPHEAYDEETSSRAIKCAESVVSYARGIVGP; from the coding sequence ATGAGGGGAGAAGCGCTGAGGTGGATGGAGGAGGCCACGTGGGACCTTGATACAGCGAGGATCCTGCACAGGGAGGGGAGGTTCAACGCCTCCTCTTTCTACGCCCATCAGGCGGCTGAGAAAGCGTGTAAAGCGCTTCTCTATCACGCGAACGAAGCCCCCTGGGGCCACAGCGTCAGGGAGCTCCTTCAGAGGTACTTCAGGAGCAGGGGGCTTGAGCCGGATGAGGGACTCATGAGGTGCGCTAGGGAGCTGGATAGGCATTACATCCCATCCAGATACCCGAACGCCCACCCCTCAGGCACCCCGCATGAGGCTTACGATGAGGAGACCTCCTCCAGAGCGATCAAGTGCGCTGAGTCGGTGGTGAGTTATGCCAGAGGGATCGTCGGTCCCTGA
- a CDS encoding nucleotidyltransferase domain-containing protein gives MRIPEIKSRLLREIPKRAVEWQEAFELYVDEVCRSGLVKGLYLIGSRARGEHSSSSDFDLVAVVGREEDPLEVAEVLMSMRRKGFPLDLLVLREDELEDPIHREMLEGKRKLC, from the coding sequence TTGCGGATCCCTGAGATCAAGTCGCGTTTGCTCAGGGAGATACCTAAGAGAGCGGTTGAGTGGCAGGAGGCTTTCGAGCTCTACGTCGATGAGGTCTGCAGGAGCGGGCTCGTAAAGGGGCTTTACCTCATCGGTTCCAGGGCCAGAGGGGAGCACTCCTCCTCGAGTGACTTCGACCTGGTGGCCGTGGTGGGCAGGGAGGAGGACCCGCTGGAGGTAGCCGAGGTCCTCATGTCCATGAGGAGGAAGGGCTTCCCGCTCGACCTTCTGGTCCTGAGGGAGGACGAACTGGAGGATCCCATCCACAGGGAGATGCTCGAGGGCAAGAGGAAGTTGTGCTGA